The proteins below are encoded in one region of Kineococcus rhizosphaerae:
- a CDS encoding plasmid replication, integration and excision activator, which produces MAIQGAIPLGQDLVFPHGAYVVGEVEQVQDFDRRQAGEVDFQSRDKNTGERLWAVRVVDADPEARRGQAEVVVKVMAEHQPVPPAPLPGLPFRPVVFDGLTATPYVDTNRARPRLAWSLKATGMSAPGKTAAKTDAGRAA; this is translated from the coding sequence ATGGCGATTCAGGGCGCGATTCCATTGGGGCAGGACCTGGTGTTCCCGCACGGCGCGTACGTCGTGGGGGAGGTCGAGCAGGTCCAGGACTTCGACCGCCGCCAGGCCGGCGAGGTCGACTTCCAGTCCCGCGACAAGAACACCGGCGAACGGCTGTGGGCGGTGCGCGTCGTCGACGCCGACCCCGAAGCCCGCCGCGGACAGGCCGAGGTCGTCGTCAAGGTCATGGCCGAGCACCAGCCCGTCCCGCCGGCCCCGCTGCCGGGCCTGCCCTTCCGACCCGTCGTCTTCGACGGGCTCACCGCCACCCCGTACGTGGACACCAACCGCGCCCGCCCTCGTCTGGCGTGGTCGCTGAAGGCGACAGGTATGTCGGCTCCTGGCAAGACCGCGGCGAAGACTGACGCTGGGCGGGCCGCCTGA